A window from Symphalangus syndactylus isolate Jambi chromosome 22, NHGRI_mSymSyn1-v2.1_pri, whole genome shotgun sequence encodes these proteins:
- the AHDC1 gene encoding transcription factor Gibbin, whose amino-acid sequence MRVKPQGLVVTSSAVCSSPDYLREPKYYPGGPPTPRPLLPTRPPASPPDKAFSTHAFSENPRPPPRRDPSTRRPPVLAKGDDPLPPRAARPVSQARCPTPAGDGSSSRRCWDNGRVNLRPVVQLIDIMKDLTRLSQDLQHSGVHLDCGGLRLSRPPAPPPGDLQYSFFSSPSLANSIRSPEERATPHAKSERPSHPLYEPEPEPRDSPQPGQGHSPGATAAATGLPPEPEPDSTDYSELADADILSELASLTCPEAQLLEAQALEPPSPEPEPQLLDPQPRFLDPQALEPLGEALELPPLQPLADPLGLPGLALQALDTLPDSLESQLLDPQALDPLPKLLDVPGRRLEPQQPLGHCPLAEPLRLDLCSPHGPPGPEGHPKYALRRTDRPKILCRRRKAGRGRKADAGPEGRLLPLPMPTGLVAALAEPPPPPPPPPPALPGPGPVSVPELKPESSQTPVVSTRKGKCRGVRRMVVKMAKIPVSLGRRNKTTYKVSSLSSSLSVEGKELGLRVSAEPTPLLKMKNNGRNVVVVFPPGEMPIILKRKRGRPPKNLLLGPGKPKEPAVVAAEAATVAAATMAMPEVKKRRRRKQKLASPQPSYAADANDSKAEYSDVLAKLAFLNRQSQCAGRCSPPRCWTPSEPESVHQAPDTQSISHFLHRVQGFRRRGGKAGGFGGRGGGHAAKSARCSFSDFFEGIGKKKKVVAVAAAGVGGPGLTELGHPRKRGRGEVDAVTGKPKRKRRSRKNGTLFPEQVPSGPGFGEAGAEWAGDKGGGWAPHHGHPGGQAGRNCGFQGTEARAFASTGLESGASGRGSYYSTGAPSGQTELSQERQNLFTGYFRSLLDSDDSSDLLDFALSASRPESRKASGTYAGPPTSALPAQRGLATFPSRGAKASPVAVGSGGAGTDPSFQPVLSTRQTFPPGRAASYGLTPATSDCRAAETFPKLAPLPSAVARSPTTHPPANTYLPQYGGYGTGQSVFAPAKPFTGQDCANSKDCSFAYGSGNSLPASPSSAHSAGYAPPPTGGPCLPPSKASFFNSSEGAPFSGSAPTPLRCDSRASTVSPGGYMVPKGTTASATSAASAASSSSSSFQPSPENCRQFAGASQWPFRQGYGGLDWASEAFSQLYNPSFDCHVSEPNVILDISNYTPQKVKQQTAVSETFSESSSDSTQFNQPVGGGGFRRANSEASSSEGQSSLSSLEKLMMDWNEASSAPGYNWNQSVLFQSSSKPGRGRRKKVDLFEASHLGFPTSASAAASGYPSKRSTGPRQPRGGRGGGACSAKKERGGAAAKAKFIPKPQPVNPLFQDSPDLGLDYYSGDSSMSPLPSQSRAFSVGERDPCDFIGPYSMNPSTPSDGTFGQGFHCDSPSLGAPELDGKHFPPLAHPPTVFDAGLQKAYSPTCSPTLGFKEELRPPPTKLAACEPLKHGLQGASLGHAAAAQAHLSCRDLPLGQPHYDSPSCKGTAYWYPPGSAARSPPYEGKVGTGLLADFLGRTEAACLSAPHLASPPATPKADKEPLEMARPPGPPRGPAAAAAGYGCPLLSDLTLSPVPRDSLLPLQDTAYRYPGFMPQAHPGLGGGPKSGFLGPMAEPHPEDTFTVTSL is encoded by the coding sequence ATGCGTGTGAAGCCCCAGGGCCTGGTGGTGACTTCCAGTGCCGTGTGCAGCTCTCCTGACTACCTCCGGGAACCCAAGTACTACCCCGgcggcccccccaccccccggccCCTGCTTCCCACCCGGCCCCCTGCCAGCCCACCCGACAAGGCCTTCTCCACCCACGCCTTCTCCGAGAACCCACGCCCGCCCCCACGCCGGGACCCCAGCACCCGACGCCCACCAGTCCTTGCCAAGGGGGACGACCCGCTGCCCCCACGGGCAGCCCGTCCTGTCTCACAGGCCCGCTGCCCCACACCGGCCGGAGACGGCAGCAGCTCCCGACGCTGCTGGGACAACGGGCGGGTGAACCTGCGACCAGTGGTGCAGCTGATTGACATCATGAAGGACCTGACACGCCTCTCGCAGGACCTGCAGCACAGTGGTGTACACCTGGACTGTGGTGGGCTCCGACTGAGCCGCCCGCCTGCACCGCCACCCGGCGACCTACAGTACAGCTTCTTCTCCTCACCCAGTTTGGCCAACAGCATCCGTAGCCCTGAGGAGCGGGCCACCCCACACGCCAAGTCGGAGCGGCCCAGCCACCCCCTCTACGAGCCTGAGCCTGAGCCTAGGGACAGTCCCCAGCCTGGCCAAGGCCATAGTCCCGGAGCCACGGCTGCGGCCACGGGTCTGCCCCCAGAGCCTGAGCCAGACAGCACTGATTACTCAGAACTTGCTGACGCCGACATCCTTAGTGAGCTGGCCTCCCTCACTTGCCCAGAGGCCCAGCTGCTAGAGGCCCAGGCCCTCGAGCCACCATCGCCTGAGCCAGAGCCTCAGCTCCTGGACCCCCAGCCCCGCTTCCTGGACCCGCAGGCACTGGAGCCGCTCGGGGAAGCTCTGGAGCTGCCACCCCTGCAACCTCTTGCTGATCCTCTGGGGCTGCCGGGCCTGGCTCTCCAGGCCCTGGACACCCTGCCTGACTCCTTGGAGTCGCAGCTGCTTGACCCCCAGGCACTCGACCCCCTGCCCAAGCTGCTTGACGTCCCAGGTCGCCGTCTGGAGCCCCAGCAGCCCCTGGGGCACTGCCCACTGGCCGAGCCCTTGCGCCTGGACTTGTGCTCACCGCACGGGCCCCCTGGGCCTGAGGGTCACCCCAAGTACGCCTTGCGGCGCACTGATAGGCCAAAGATCCTGTGTCGCCGGCGGAAAGCCGGACGGGGGCGCAAGGCAGACGCCGGACCCGAGGGCCGCCTACTGCCCCTGCCTATGCCCACGGGGCTGGTGGCCGCCCTGGCCGAACCCCCACCACCACCGCCTCCTCCACCCCCTGCCCTGCCAGGCCCAGGCCCGGTCTCAGTCCCAGAGTTGAAGCCGGAATCTTCCCAGACCCCAGTGGTCTCCACCCGCAAAGGCAAGTGCCGGGGCGTGCGGCGCATGGTGGTGAAGATGGCCAAGATCCCCGTATCGCTGGGGCGGCGGAACAAGACCACATACAAAGTGTCTTCCTTGAGCAGCAGCCTGAGCGTGGAGGGCAAGGAGCTGGGCCTGCGCGTGTCGGCTGAGCCCACCCCGCTGCTGAAGATGAAGAACAATGGGCGGAACGTGGTAGTGGTCTTCCCGCCCGGTGAGATGCCCATTATTCTCAAGCGTAAGCGCGGCCGCCCTCCTAAGAACCTGCTGCTGGGTCCCGGCAAGCCCAaggagccagctgtggtggcggcTGAGGCAGCCACCGTGGCAGCAGCCACCATGGCCATGCCAGAGGTGAAGAAACGACGGCGGCGGAAGCAGAAGCTGGCATCTCCCCAGCCATCCTATGCAGCAGACGCCAACGACAGCAAGGCCGAGTACTCAGACGTCCTGGCCAAGCTGGCCTTCCTGAACCGCCAGAGCCAGTGTGCTGGACGGTGCTCACCGCCCCGCTGCTGGACACCCAGTGAGCCGGAGTCAGTGCACCAGGCCCCCGACACCCAGAGCATCTCCCACTTCCTGCATCGCGTGCAGGGCTTCCGGCGGCGTGGGGGCAAAGCAGGCGGTTTTGGTGGCCGGGGTGGGGGCCATGCGGCCAAGTCAGCCCGATGCTCCTTCAGTGACTTCTTTGAGGGCATTGGCAAGAAAAAGAAGGTGGTGGCCGTGGCAGCCGCTGGGGTCGGGGGCCCTGGCCTTACCGAGTTGGGGCACCCACGCAAACGGGGCCGGGGGGAGGTAGACGCTGTGACTGGGAAGCCAAAGCGCAAGAGACGGTCCCGGAAGAATGGGACTCTGTTCCCAGAGCAGGTGCCCAGTGGCCCAGGCTTTGGGGAGGCAGGTGCTGAGTGGGCCGGGGATAAGGGTGGTGGCTGGGCCCCTCACCATGGGCACCCAGGCGGGCAAGCTGGCCGAAACTGTGGGTTTCAGGGGACCGAGGCCCGGGCCTTTGCCTCCACTGGGCTGGAGAGTGGAGCCTCAGGCCGTGGCAGCTACTACAGCACGGGCGCACCCTCAGGCCAGACCGAGCTCAGCCAGGAGCGCCAAAACCTCTTCACCGGCTACTTTCGCTCGCTGCTCGATTCGGATGACTCCTCCGATCTCTTGGACTTTGCCCTCTCAGCCTCTCGCCCAGAGTCCCGGAAGGCATCAGGCACCTATGCAGGGCCACCCACCAGCGCCCTGCCTGCCCAGCGGGGCCTGGCCACCTTCCCTAGCCGGGGAGCCAAGGCCAGCCCAGTGGCAGTGGGTAGCGGCGGGGCTGGGACGGACCCCTCCTTCCAGCCTGTCCTGTCCACACGCCAGACCTTCCCACCAGGACGGGCAGCGAGCTATGGGCTAACTCCAGCCACTTCAGACTGCCGGGCGGCCGAGACCTTCCCCAAGCTGGCTCCCCTGCCCTCAGCCGTGGCCCGCTCACCTACCACCCACCCGCCTGCCAACACCTACCTGCCCCAGTACGGCGGCTATGGGACTGGACAAAGTGTATTCGCCCCAGCTAAGCCCTTTACAGGCCAGGACTGCGCTAACAGCAAGGACTGCAGCTTCGCCTATGGCAGCGGCAACAGCCTGCCTGCCTCACCCAGTAGCGCCCACAGCGCCGGCTATGCCCCACCGCCTACCGGGGGCCCCTGCCTGCCACCAAGCAAGGCCTCCTTCTTCAACAGCTCTGAGGGGGCCCCCTTCTCTGGTTCAGCCCCCACGCCCCTGCGCTGTGACAGCCGGGCCAGCACAGTCTCGCCCGGTGGCTACATGGTGCCCAAGGgcaccacagcctctgccacctctgcagcctctgccgcctcctcctcctcctcctccttccagccCTCGCCCGAGAACTGTCGGCAGTTTGCGGGGGCTTCTCAGTGGCCTTTCCGGCAGGGCTATGGAGGCCTGGACTGGGCCTCAGAGGCCTTTAGTCAGCTCTACAATCCCAGTTTTGACTGCCACGTCAGCGAGCCCAACGTGATCCTGGACATCTCCAACTACACACCgcagaaggtgaagcagcagACGGCTGTGTCAGAGACCTTCTCCGAGTCGTCCTCCGACAGCACCCAGTTCAATCAGCCGGTCGGTGGCGGGGGGTTTCGGCGTGCCAACAGCGAGGCCTCAAGTAGTGAGGGCCAGTCGAGCCTGTCCAGCCTGGAGAAACTGATGATGGACTGGAACGAGGCGTCATCTGCCCCCGGCTACAACTGGAATCAGAGTGTCCTCTTTCAGAGTAGCTCCAAGCCGGGCCGTGGACGGCGGAAGAAGGTGGACCTGTTTGAGGCCTCACATCTGGGCTTCCCGACGTCCGCCTCTGCCGCTGCCTCAGGCTACCCATCCAAACGGAGCACCGGGCCCCGGCAGCCGCGAGGTGGACGGGGCGGTGGGGCCTGCTCAGCCAAGAAGGAGCGGGGTGGCGCAGCGGCCAAAGCCAAGTTCATCCCCAAGCCACAGCCAGTCAACCCACTGTTCCAGGACAGTCCTGACCTCGGCCTGGACTACTATAGCGGGGACAGCAGCATGTCACCACTGCCCTCACAGTCGAGGGCCTTCAGCGTGGGAGAGCGAGACCCCTGTGACTTCATAGGACCCTACTCCATGAACCCGTCCACACCTTCCGATGGCACCTTTGGCCAAGGCTTCCACTGCGACTCACCCAGCCTGGGTGCTCCCGAGCTTGATGGCAAGCATTTCCCACCGCTGGCCCACCCGCCCACGGTGTTTGACGCCGGCCTGCAGAAGGCATACTCGCCCACCTGCTCGCCTACACTGGGCTTCAAGGAAGAGCTGCGGCCACCGCCCACAAAGCTGGCTGCCTGCGAGCCCCTCAAGCATGGGCTCCAGggggccagcctgggccacgCAGCTGCAGCCCAGGCCCACCTGAGCTGCCGGGACCTGCCGCTGGGCCAGCCCCACTACGATTCCCCCAGCTGCAAGGGCACAGCATATTGGTACCCTCCAGGCTCAGCTGCCCGCAGCCCGCCCTATGAAGGCAAGGTGGGTACAGGGCTGCTGGCTGACTTCCTGGGCAGGACGGAGGCCGCGTGCCTCAGTGCCCCTCACCTGGCTAGCCCACCAGCCACGCCCAAGGCCGACAAGGAGCCACTGGAAATGGCCCGGCCCCCTGGCCCACCCCGTGGCCCTGCTGCAGCCGCTGCTGGCTATGGCTGCCCACTCCTTAGTGACTTGACCCTGTCCCCCGTGCCGAGGGACTCGCTGCTGCCCCTGCAGGACACCGCCTACAGGTACCCAGGCTTTATGCCCCAGGCGCATCCTGGCCTGGGTGGGGGCCCCAAGAGCGGCTTCCTGGGGCCCATGGCGGAACCTCACCCCGAGGACACATTCACCGTCACGTCCCTGTAG